In Aricia agestis chromosome 5, ilAriAges1.1, whole genome shotgun sequence, the genomic stretch gggatagcgatggacgttgccatggtgccgtacttatttagtcacttcaataaaataatattatgggcgaaatactttatatagcaaaacaacgtttgccgggacagctagtaatattatataatgcaTTTTCATGCTTGgacacaaatgggccggctttACCGAAGTCACAAGTGTAATTTGTCTGGTGTTGTGAGTTTCCATAGGCGGCCGCATTATATCTTACCATCAAGCGTCCTGCATGCTCGTTTCCTATTCcgtttcagaaaaaaaaataaagatggaATATCTATTATCTATGTCTAAACCAAGGCCAATCGCATAATTTCAACTGATCTGACGTTTTCCCTCAACAATTGTATGTGTCTTACAGTTTCACTAAAACTTACGATCATCTTCAACAAGCGCATCTGCCACAAATTCTAGTGCGTAATACGCAAGATACGAGTAGGAGTGGTGTGTAACACGGCGCAGTGCGTCCGCAGCCGAGCGTACTATCTGCTCGAGCGAGCACGCCGCACGTACGGGCGGCGGTAGCTCCGCCCATCGCAGCGTACACAGCGCCGGAATGAGCTCATCGATGACCGCTAGTACGCCCGCTGACATTGTTTTGCTCgcggtttctgtaaaaaaatctcaTATATTTGATactttagaaaaataattgaaGGCTAGCTGTAAGAatttcgtatttttttaatataacaatatatatGACTCTTAAAATAAACagcttttaatttcttttttcaaatattaagtGCAATTTCAAACATAAAGCCTTATTTATAATTCTTACGCAACAACTTCAAAATGATGACAGTGTCGGACTTCTGTCCGACACTGTCATCGTTATAATTATTCAGTCGGGCGATCACGTAGGCGGCGTTCATGAACCGCACGTTCACGTACGCCCGCCACGAACGAGCGAAATTCGTGTGACACTTTGAACTATAGCTTAATTTCAGATTAGAATACTTACGCAACAACTTCAGGGTGATCTGTCCGACGCTGTTGCCGTAGTCCGGGGTGAATATGTCGGTCCATTCAGTCGGTAGCGCGATCACGTGAGCGGCGGGCTCCTCGCGCACCGCACGCTCGCGAACGCCAGACACGAACGAGCGAACTTCGTGCGACAGGCGTAACGCCGAGCGAGCGAGTATCGCGACCTGAAGGATAATTTTAAGCATAAAGCAACATTATTTATGCATTTTTCTAGTCATTTCATCATGCAgtactaaatatattaataatataaaattgatagactcaaaatgttttttttatataaaagctATTCGGCACGGTTTAAGATTGTAAAAATAGTCAATACAATAAAAGTAAGGCATTAGATATGAtgcacttcctgataaagtggcagataggctatccacaagttttttgacagattctccatactctatctgtcaagttaattggtggatagcctatccagcacttattaggaagtggtgaaacaggtcctaagaCAGTAAGTATGACACTTTTAACACGAATAGACTACACAGCAATACCAACCTTAGCGCATCCCACATTATCCACTGACATGCGGACGGATGCGAGTATGGAGCATATTGCAATGTTAATGAAGTCCCATCTAGTATCGGAGAGGTTCCAACCGTCAGACGCGACAAGTGCACGCAAGTAGTCCAGTATAGCGGCGTTGCTGACCACGTGCGCCCACGACGAGTCTTTTAGATTCCTGTAAAAATATCTAAGTAAGTGACATTGTTATGGCATAAacttaaagcttaggccaaacctacgcgaacagGCGTCGTCGTCgtagaaaaaaaaacctatgaTATGAAATATAACATTATTCCTTATTTTTATACTTGGCCATCGTTAAAGATTAGAGATTAAAACTTTTGGTTAACTTACACCAttctccatactaatatatttaCACGGCAAGTAACTTTACAGCTAATAACTTTGTCTGATACTTTTGAGATGTAATTgcgatgtactatcagagaagttgattcctaggcagatgggggaccaacgtaatttggtcacgttatgtcaaacccagcccacAGATCATGACTAATATAATTGAAGTGAAGTGATAAGGTTTAATCATACAGCAGTCTATactctacagggtgtaataaaaataagtcataactcataacactTCAGGATTggattgacataactcgaccagatgacataggtccgtcaactgcctttgaatcaatttctttcaaAACAACGTAAACTTTcgttaacatcaatggtttgggttcaactaaataaatcaagttaaaacaaagaaaaacaataaacctttttgaacatggcgggtgacacggtagccgtatCATCTACttatatggcgtatgacacggctaacgtctcacgagaaaattgtatacCACCACTACTGaaaggttaaaaaaatgtgcGCCACATTGAATCGATTAAGACGTAATCAGCTTTACTAGTGATTCTAACATAATTTGACTTACTTCTCAAACAGCATCATATGGTTATGTTGGTAGTACGCATCAATGAGTGCGTCTATATCCCGCGTGGCGGCCGCGTGCGTCAGTGACGTAAGTAGCGGCGCATCTTGCGCGTGCGCAGCCATCGCGCTGCGTACCATCAACACGTAGAGCGTGTCTAGAGACTCGCCTGAATATTTGTCTTTggcctgaaaaaaaaatgtattgatgAACTATAACTGACATTTATTTTTAGAGCAATTACATGGATGACAGCGCAATACGTTCTTGCagagtaaaaattaaaaaaatatatcttttaagTCCTTACCTGTAGTCCATGGAAGAATCCACTACCCGTAATTATTTCAGACAAGTTTTTACCATGCAACAATTTCGTATAATCTTCTGATTTTTCTTCTGTCTTTGGTATCTCTTTGTCATCTACATTATCTATGGATTCAGAATTCTCAGGTTCATTTGCTTCATCTTCAGTATTCTTATTGgtgttttcaataattttacgtTCCAACAGTTTTTCAGTATAGGACCAATAGTAACCACGTGTTGCGGCTAACTCACTAGTATGTTCTAACAAGAAGTTCTTCGCTTCAGTTGACATATTTGATAGTGTATTATCCAAGTATTTTTTCATGTCCTGTGTAACTTGTTTTAAAATTGCATAATGTGGCCACtggaataaaaatgtatgatagtTAATGGAtgttactgttatttatttaatgaaatgataaaatcaCAGGAAAATTATGTAGTAAAATCAGTATCTATgatcttttaaatttttatacagCTTCCGTCATGTTTAAATCCTAGAACACAGCAAAACACTATTCTAATAAATCAGTTTAAGTTTAAACGCATTtcaagatatttttatattttcgaaGAATACCAATAAATTGTTTACACTGTctatttaacattaaatttattttgtcataATAGTATTATGACAAGTGTTACAAGCATATCGTAAGTTTATTTTGCGCAATCTACCTTCAGTTAGCAAAGGAATAAAACACTCACAAACGCGTATCTTTCTTCTAACGAACTCAGGAGTACATAGTCATAAACCATCTGCGATATTTCCGTCTTAAAATAAACTCCACTGAGTAGCTCATTCCAAGTACTTTCATCTAGTTCAGTACGAGACAATATTTGGCTCAAACAGTAAGCATGGTACAGGTTTCTGTGTGCTTGAAGTAAAAGTGCGTCTTTGGTTAGCTCGCCGGTACATTTATTGCAATCTTTGATCACTTGTTTAATATGAGGATTGTCGTCTTCTATAGGACAGTTTAGGCAGCCATATATGCAGTCTATTCTTAAAGCGAACACCTCTAGAGGCGTTTTTGGTTTAGGCGTCTTAAGGTTCAATAGCAGCTCAGCGAAAGACAGCACTTCTGATAAGTCTTCTACAGTTTCGGGCAGCAGATCGAGTGATAAAGATACCACATGCTCTATTTTTGGTAAATCCACTTTTTCCTTGctgcaaaaaataataaaagtgatTATGCGAATAAAATGTAACATTAGACAATAAATAGTACTGATGTAAGATTTTTCTATAccgtattttattttgtagtattataacattttgtaaGATTATGAAATTGGAAATTCTTTGCTTGCTTCTGGCAATATATATGCGCTCAAACAAACATGATATCTATGTGTGCATACACTTTGACAATAATTTACTTGAGCAAAAAAAATCTGCGTCTGTCAGTGCGTACGTGCCCTGACATAGCGTGTAGTGTGCGTGCTTATACGCAATAAAGTGCGTACTCACTTAGGTTGAAGTTGTTCGTGAGCGGCAACCAACGCGCTCGTCGCTAGCTCTCGTCGGCAGTCGGTGTCTAGCGCCGAGATAGCATCACGCAAGCGTTGTCTTTCATTTTCCGACTCATTCTCTTCATTTacctattttattacattaaaaaaccTACATTAATGTTTACCAATAGTTACGTTTGAAGCATGGCATaggttaatataataatatcacctGTGCTTTCAGATAAAGACGGAACACAGTCATCAGTAGCGGCACACACAGCTGTCGCCGCACAGACGAAGCGACAGCACAGCACAGTTTCTGTGCCACGAGAAGTCTCTTGGATGTTTGCTCGCTAGACGCTTGGTCATCCGATAATGCGTCTTCGTACGATTTGATTATTTTGCTGACGGTACCTTCGTTTACTAGTATTACTGAAATATATTTACATCGTTAATAATATtcgtattgatttttttatcgtAGGCATCTGCCTACTCTTTGTTGTCTAGGAGACTATAAAGATAGACTTTAAAAAGTGAATGTCTTACAGTATATGAAAAAAATAGCATAACAAAAATATGCAGTTTATAGAAGCAtagataaaaatctattgttGAACAGAGTTGCGTAATGTTGAATGACAAATCAATCGttaaggtgcctcttcacaatggtcTATGCTGGCCaactacaagccatcgccattgtgtagacggggTAATAGTACTATGATGGCGAACGATGGCCAGTGGATTGCCAGGCAGTAATGAGCCATGCGCCATTGTGTTTAACACCAAATGATCGTGGTCTACTACTTTAACGTTTTTATACAACATGTCAGTTGGATAACAATATGAAGACACTTACCACCACCATGATTAGGTGTAACACATCGTAACAGTAATTTCACAGCGGCATCATCTTCGCGCCTACTGAGTCCTACCAACGTCGCTTCTACTGTACCGCTCTGCAGCCACACTAGTGCGGCCGGTGAGGGGTCACACAGGGCACGAGATATGCACCATTCCACTACAGAGGGGGGGAACTGCAACATAGAAGTTATAATTTAAGTactaagtactatcagagatgttgattcataggcagatggcggacctaatttggtcgcgttgtgtcaaacccagccgacagatcatgaATCACGATTAACatagaattgacataattcgaccaaatggcgtaggtccgtcaactgcctgtgtattaatttcttcgatggtagtgatcactgacctccattacacaagtacgctggacttatgatacccacctgctttttgtgcctatttgaagcggaatcagcgcccccaatgcgggggaagagaactaaatctgactttacttgcaaatggccgcataaatcaagattatttttaaaggaattgtGTCTATGAAGTGGACCTATTCTCccatatctataatattaaaatgagtcgctgaatgtgttgctaagcgcaaaactcgagaacggttggaccgatttcactaattcttttttttaaatattccttgaagtacgaggatggttcttacggagagaaaaattctaaaaaaaaattaaatttcctggaaaagtctaaaaactcttatatacttataaaaatcgattttcaaatgtgttagtcgcgctaaaactcgaaaactgctaaaccgattgggctgattttagtcttaaaatattcgtagaagtccagggaaggttttaaagtgacacgaagttcaccgtcccggtgaacttcgctagttataaataaatatgaacGTTTGTTTGATTTGTTTCCTTATATTCAAAAGAGAAATATTAAGCCTATGTAAAATTGAGATAATTAATATAGTTGCACAATTAGCTTCTAGCGCGTGGTCAAGTTACGCCCTATTATGACAATGAAATCCAAGTGCCATAAGCTCGACAATTTTGTGGATGGATCCACTCATAGGTGAtaaacaccctgtatatatattgtAATGGCGCTTACTGAAAACCAGCGTTGCGAACTGCGTTCGCAACAAATGCTGAGTAGGTGCCAATTTGGTAAGGCTTATCTTAAAATGTTCTTGATTATTTCAATGTTCATCTactgttttaccaaataaagattattttctttctttcttctttcataAAAGGCAATTGTGAagtcataaaatgtaaaaaatgtgaCAAACCTGTTGGAAGGAACTGAACATGCGGCATTGGTCCGGTTCAGACAGATATTTCGCAGCCATGAACACAATATCAACTAGCGTCTTACACCGCATTGTATCGCCCGCTAAGTACGCTCTTAATTCCTTCTCGTATAATCCATACACTGTATCGGCTTCAACATGTTTTGCCAACGTCACAAACAACGCCTCGCTGTCAAATTCCGAAAGCAAATTGTATAAAGATGGAAACACCGCTCTTGATACTTGCTTCTCCTTGGCGAATGTAAAGTACTGACAACACACTCGGCTGACCAGGTCGTCCATGTTATGTTTGAATCTTCCTATCATGGAGGCGTCACATTCAATTGTTTTCTCTCTCACATCGGCCACGGCCGCTTCGTCTTCAAACTTTATAGACCGCTTCCTAGCAACCTGCATGAATCCTTTTTGCATTGTTTTCAAAAGTAAAATATGGTCGTCGATAGCTTGAACTATTTGCTCCTGATCCATGGATAGTTTGTTGATGCTCGAAGAAATCGTTGAGGCGGTGTTTTGCCAGAAGTTTCTGATGAGCTGGTCATATTTTTCCGCGTTTTCTTTGGACTGTTTCAGCCAGAATTTAAGGAGAGACGCCATGTCGTTCGCTGCTTGTTTTATTAGATCTTGCTTTTGTCTGTCATCACTGATTGTGAGGACGTGTTCTAGGCAGGTTCTATGCGCGTACGTCACAACCTCTGTCACATATTCGTCACTCTGTATCGAGAGATACCGTATGCATTCGGCGATAATATTGATCCACGCTTGACGTTCGATTTTAGAGTTAAGAAGCGCTTTTGATTTTAGTctgaaaaaataaatcgaaatgaggttatcatttttttaagagcctgcTGTCCCACTGCTTTGGGGGAGTCCCTCCCCCAAAGTCTTCCAGTTCTCTCGATCCAACGCAGCCGTAGGCCAACGTGACTCGTATTTGtctagctcatcgcgccatctttttcgaggTTATCATAGTTGGGGCTAATTTCTCAAATAACATCATTAACctttcaagccccataagctcactggtgagcgagacacaatagaataacaatagatttccaagaatccacgatcgaaggataaAAATATTGTGCTGTACACATCACAAGTGGAAGCTTTTGTATGGAGCTCAAGATACTAGTATTAACAAGGgtcataataaataacttacccAGTCAAGAGCGcatcaaataatgtaatgtagaaCTGTTGTGTGAGCAAGTCTTGCGGTAGCTGCGACAGTAGAGGCAGCAGAGTGTCAGACAGGGAGCGCGCCTCTCCCCACCCAcctgataaataaatattgcaaaataaagaACAACCAACCTTATTGTCATACctgtcgtattttggtgtacacctatgaaacatacgccaatcgaaagagaagatgtttacaaacaacaaatactctttgacaaagtgacgtaaataatatactttcactgagttatttcagtttgaaaatgtaaaataaataacattttaaatcccaccaaaacaaaaTTTATGGTTTTAGGCACAAAAAATCAGGTAAAAAAAATTTGCAGCACTCACTTGTCGGTTCACATTAAAGGCCAAAATATAGAAAGAGTAAACGAATCTCGAAATTTAGGGCTTCTTATGGACGAAATctacattttgaaaaatatatagtaaaattggtgagtaattgttttaatagaTTGAAACTGCTATATAAAATTAGAAGTTTTTTGACCCAATAATTGCGTGTAACCATTTGTGAATTTATCGTTCTCTCCAAATTGAACTATGCAGATATAGTCACCGGGCCATGTCTTTTATCAAGATCTAAGAAATTAATACAAAAAGTGCAAAATGCATGTGCCAGGTACTGTTTGACTATCCCCCCCAGAACCCATGTCTCTCCGTATATAAATAGCGAGCGATGGCTAAACATGGAGAGTCGACGGCAGCTTGATTTTGCTATGCTTTTATTCGGAGTGGTAAAGCTTAAATCTCCTCCCTACTTTTACAGCAAGCTGCAGTGGGCTGGAGACAAACACCTATCAATGACTACCAGAGGCTCTAGTTATTTATGAATGTCTCAGTCACACCACTCAGCTGCTTTCAGAGGAAGCTTCAGACACGTAGCTAGCAAGGTCTGGAACAATTTGTTGCCGCCGCTACGTTCTCTGAAGTTTTTTGAAacttttaaacttaaatataaactaTACCTATTAAAGCAACAGACTGATAATAATAGTCCGCTACGTTAATTATTGTATATCATTATGTTACAGCATGTAAgtactatattaatatattcaacgtaaatattattatatattttatcatattgacttattgtttaaattatattatatcacaaaTTTCACACCTACTTatgttcttttatttataaattatacccatcaataattattataatgttatgtttaAGATATTTAAGTGTTAaacagacaataataatattatatccatatGCGCGTGAAGCATCCTagactttgttttaaataacttacgGGGACAGGTGGTCACGGAAGACCAGGGACAGCGGCGTCTGTCGCTGTCAAAACCTGAGTGATCACCTTTTCTTTTTTTCGTAGCAATGCACTGCTATTTTTGTACatgttattcttttttttttcacaacacatgttttgtttcttttagaatattttattttttatttctaagttctttttttgttattcttcAGTGTATTTTATAATGGTGGTGTTTTTCTTacgataaatttaataaatgattCTTATTCTTAAAATGTATAGACGGGAAAATTTCTATTAGGGCACACTGTCAAtagaattatgtacttactctaattttgaaaaaaatatatacaatatacatagttTGAACTTACCATTTTCAAGCAGTGTCAGTAATCTTTTGATCAGCAGATCTTTTTTGTCCATCCATTTGGACCAATCCTAAAATATGttgaaatgtaaataaaatattatgtaacatcatTATATCCATGTTAATTACGAAAATTAAGTAATATTGGCTATTCTTAACGAAATTGATAATCGATTAGCAACACAGATTGGCGTACTTGCGCAAAATTGACAAACGACCATCAACAGTTGGCGCAAGTGCGCCAAAAAACTAAACTCACCGGCGAAGAGTGCATCAACAGCAGAACAGCGGCCCAGCGCTCTGCCGCCACGGCTGGCGCTTGCTCGGGCTGCGCCACCAGCGCCCGGGATATCTTAGTGCCAAGTTCACCTTCGAGACGCGGCCCGAAACGCGCGGATATACGGCCAGTGGCGCAGTACCATGCACCTCTaggaacaaaataaattataatggtgggttgcaccagaggcgtggttaaagttggagttaaggttaaagttatggttatagttaaggttaaatttaactttaaccttaactttgaccggagaaattgacagatgacagctggtccaacaaggttataaatgaacgtgggcgggggcgctgctggtaaaggagaactgtcaaaaacaggcgtttttgtatgatgacagcattacttccttttttcgccacgtgcatttaaaaccttgtcgagttctatggttatggttaaatatggcgtcttgatggcgtccatttttaatcttaaccaaagatttgacattttgcattgtagttaaagttgttgttaaagttagttggcgcaacccaacctaaaaggtttaaaaaactaaaaaaaaactcttttttttaattttaacaatttattgcattgtcattggcgcttaatacgtatgcaatttttcgaattaattaggCTACTGGAGTTAGGTAAAAATCATGCTCAAAGATTCCATTACATAGGTACATACAgtccaagctaataaaagcgtgttaaaaatatataaatggcACCCATTAATTTACTATGCATCAAAAATGTCTTAAATAAAGCTTgaatacttttaatttttaaatatgtaaatgtTTGCAGTGCAATTAAGAAGTATCATTTCTCACATATTATGTGAGTAAAATTTTGTTCACGAAATATAACCCACGGCcatgtgcaatgtgcataatgtaacaaattgtaaaaatacAACATATGAAATAGTGAAAAATATACTAAAGGTAAATATTACCTGAGCCTAGCATCATCATGAGTGGCGAGTTTCCAGTACGCGTTAGCACGTATCAGCGGTGCCAACGACTCCCACAGCCAATCGTCGTGACTAGCCGCCAGAGTCCGCACTAGTTGCTCCAAAGCTCGAAGACTACTGCACATGACGCGGGAAATACTCGACGCGCGCTCCTCTTCTTCGAtcctacaaaattattttttgtatttttagtgAGCAAAGAGTTATCGCAATCATGGGTCAATGGATCTGTACAACATCAAGTTTGCTCAATGCTTTATAGGGACCTAGTTACAGTTATTTTATGATTCTAGTCCGGTTATGTAAAGACAGACGGAAAATAGGGCATGGGAGTTTTAAATATAGTATAGGGATCCATTTTACTCTTTGGGGTACATTATTTGGAGTTTACATTTGAAGAGTACAGGGAAAGAATgatcaaagtaattttttataaattagaagATAAATGATTTATTAACTTATAGGACTCATAAGTACTTAAAGAAatgacacaataataataatttctgtcTTAAAATCACTGCTAATGCTTTGGTTTcattatttactaaaaaataaaaatattgtatatttttaatgagatttatttaatatttttccagtTCAGGGCCAAACCTAAATCATATAAATGTCACAGAGCATGAGAACGTCAACTGACGTTTGACTATTCGTTCGAAAACTTGTAAGAACAATCAAAGTCCTCGGACTCTGattgtttttaacttttaccGCTTAGACTATGATCACTAATaacttttatgtaaaaaaataaaacgtaattTATCGTGACTTTGTACGTTTATATTCTTTTCATGCTTAGTGACAGGCAAGCTTAGCGTCTTACGAACTAGATGGCAAAAGCAGTTTTAGGGTGACTTTGATCGTTCTTTCCCTGTGCTCTTCATTTTTGAACATGGTTTACAGTTTTTCAGAtagacaaaaattgtttttggaaCTTATAAActattgattaataataaatacattcaAAACagttattatcacttactttttaCTCAACATAGCCTCAGCATTACCCATCAAATTGTCTAGGAGAAGGCTAACAATTTCTAATTTACAAAATGAAAACGCTTCTTCTAATTTTGCCTCTGGAAATGTGCTCtgtaacaaataaacaaatgaAATCTTTGAAACAATTAATAGTTTAAATGCAAAACTATCTTAGGCTTTACTGTTTCTTATGCAAGTGAAATAGATACAATATAGAGTAACATTAAACAAATTTGTCTCCTTATcattgaatttaaaataataattgatatctAATACAATTAAGTTCTACATGCTTTGTGAGACTTTGCAGAAATACAAATGATTTTAAAAACCCACTTCAAGGTAACGCTTAGCAGCAGACTGTGCGGGCGCATGATCGTCATGACAGGCCAGCAACCACGCTGGAAGGAGACGGCGCAAATGCGGGGCCACGCGTCGGCCGCATGCTGCAACTATAGCACCATGACAGAGCTGTAAGAAcaaattgtttatattaatatgtatttttaaaatggtAATGCTGTCTCGCTGCTGGACAAAGGCCTTTCTCAAGCTTTTCCACTTCTTTTTGTCTAGCACAACCATAGGTaaaggtatttaaataataataatagtttaataaaacCAAAAAGAACActcctttttttttcaaaaaaatgtaacaaattgttgcattgtcattggctcgtAATACATATTACACAAAGTTTAGAATTAATGAGACTACTGGaaaataggtaaaaatcatgctcaaagattccattacatacatacggccaaagtttaaaaaagcatgttaaaaataaaaaactatattatgacTAAGTAAATAGCTTGCATGGTTTTACCTGAGCAGTTTCCCGAACCTTCCGATCACTGTCAATGGTTAATGTTGGATAGAAGTGTGCCCAACTTGGCAACACAGTAGCCACATCATCAACATTActactttttattaattctgTCAgttcttgcagagcctgaaaACCAAATCATTATGTAAAATGAGACAAAATGATTTTAGTTTTTtccctatgaataataaaaactaaggaatagtaactccgtcaaaaacatgttctacaacacTTGTCAATAAAGTGTACCTAGGtaaacattttcaatacatttagGTGGCCtagagcggtatcaggctgacgttacatgacagttcgaaaggaaccaaatttaagacggtaatagtatgggagttatgtttccttagattttattattcataggtttTTCCTATATAACTTtgctatttcattaaaatagaagTCTTGGGATAAAGGTTAAAACTGTATCattttggaataaaaatttacatttttaagctTATATGATATTGTAGGGACTGCAGTTGAGTTGAGAAAAGAAACTTTTCATCAGATTTTAACCATTACACTTtacttgtataaaatatattgtactacatcataatatttacctTAGTTTTAGTTATGGGGTCCTTTTTCGtgaattttttaaaacaaatcgATAGCTCCGGACTTAGTCCATGTTCAGGACTTGTAGGTATTAAGGTTGGGAACAGCGCAGGCAGAACCTTGCCAGTAGTTGGTGAAACAACAGAAGAGTCCAACTTCAACGTATTGTGAAGAATTTCAGCACTTCTGCCGCTGCTGGATGGCTGTAAATGTTAAGAAAAGATATATTACAATCCAAactatcattttatttattgtattatgaCTTAAAACACAGATTTACCACAACTTACCctgacattattttttgttctttGACTTTGTTTCGGTTTTCCTCCCATACTTTTCTAGtatagaaataattataatactacaACAAATTAATAAGAACACATTACTTTtatgtctttattttaataaataagtacttgaaaatataaaaatcttagATCCGAAAATTGTAAATTGCAAAGGTTT encodes the following:
- the LOC121726829 gene encoding E3 ubiquitin-protein ligase listerin; the encoded protein is MGGKPKQSQRTKNNVRPSSSGRSAEILHNTLKLDSSVVSPTTGKVLPALFPTLIPTSPEHGLSPELSICFKKFTKKDPITKTKALQELTELIKSSNVDDVATVLPSWAHFYPTLTIDSDRKVRETAQLCHGAIVAACGRRVAPHLRRLLPAWLLACHDDHAPAQSAAKRYLESTFPEAKLEEAFSFCKLEIVSLLLDNLMGNAEAMLSKKIEEEERASSISRVMCSSLRALEQLVRTLAASHDDWLWESLAPLIRANAYWKLATHDDARLRGAWYCATGRISARFGPRLEGELGTKISRALVAQPEQAPAVAAERWAAVLLLMHSSPDWSKWMDKKDLLIKRLLTLLENGGWGEARSLSDTLLPLLSQLPQDLLTQQFYITLFDALLTGLKSKALLNSKIERQAWINIIAECIRYLSIQSDEYVTEVVTYAHRTCLEHVLTISDDRQKQDLIKQAANDMASLLKFWLKQSKENAEKYDQLIRNFWQNTASTISSSINKLSMDQEQIVQAIDDHILLLKTMQKGFMQVARKRSIKFEDEAAVADVREKTIECDASMIGRFKHNMDDLVSRVCCQYFTFAKEKQVSRAVFPSLYNLLSEFDSEALFVTLAKHVEADTVYGLYEKELRAYLAGDTMRCKTLVDIVFMAAKYLSEPDQCRMFSSFQQFPPSVVEWCISRALCDPSPAALVWLQSGTVEATLVGLSRREDDAAVKLLLRCVTPNHGGVILVNEGTVSKIIKSYEDALSDDQASSEQTSKRLLVAQKLCCAVASSVRRQLCVPLLMTVFRLYLKAQVNEENESENERQRLRDAISALDTDCRRELATSALVAAHEQLQPNKEKVDLPKIEHVVSLSLDLLPETVEDLSEVLSFAELLLNLKTPKPKTPLEVFALRIDCIYGCLNCPIEDDNPHIKQVIKDCNKCTGELTKDALLLQAHRNLYHAYCLSQILSRTELDESTWNELLSGVYFKTEISQMVYDYVLLSSLEERYAFWPHYAILKQVTQDMKKYLDNTLSNMSTEAKNFLLEHTSELAATRGYYWSYTEKLLERKIIENTNKNTEDEANEPENSESIDNVDDKEIPKTEEKSEDYTKLLHGKNLSEIITGSGFFHGLQAKDKYSGESLDTLYVLMVRSAMAAHAQDAPLLTSLTHAAATRDIDALIDAYYQHNHMMLFEKNLKDSSWAHVVSNAAILDYLRALVASDGWNLSDTRWDFINIAICSILASVRMSVDNVGCAKVAILARSALRLSHEVRSFVSGVRERAVREEPAAHVIALPTEWTDIFTPDYGNSVGQITLKLLQTASKTMSAGVLAVIDELIPALCTLRWAELPPPVRAACSLEQIVRSAADALRRVTHHSYSYLAYYALEFVADALVEDDRDKLSAWSARGDDSARPAVWPAQLEPARCQLHTLLEAVLESVRVGEDTCHVVPFTDSHCVALAAMLLSIALHRLAERAEGDLHIVYIDHFRENSIAEETLSTSLRLVPDAVAALANEPQSGSTLPPHILALFNEGPDYKPGGDASLAVEGLACRALLLCLGGAGSGGARSWGVARPRVLLALRRLVPAAVAPSLTAAQLRKLHERAKGFTDAQVAIKWSSGEVTCSLGLEEHVLELHVRFAPDHPLTPPTITTSSNSPAPDTLWLSLYLGHQNGTLENAMKMWMKSVTGRVESASQCFICYCRMHPKSGHLPSVPCHQCRNKFHSACLRKWIATSGKSICPICRTHF